In a genomic window of Acropora muricata isolate sample 2 chromosome 2, ASM3666990v1, whole genome shotgun sequence:
- the LOC136904170 gene encoding glutaredoxin-related protein 5, mitochondrial-like — protein MMGKLETSLINMAALGLQKLASKVLRHNPAPFFVATKFRSFSEQKAQWTNERIDEVIKKDKVVVFMKGIPEQPMCGFSNVVIQILGMHGVDGYGNYNVLEDEGLRQGVKEYSSWPTIPQVYIGGEFLGGCDIMMQMHQNGELIEELQKVGIRSLLLDKAEEDKKNS, from the coding sequence ATGATGGGGAAACTGGAAACGAGTCTGATAAATATGGCTGCCCTTGGCTTGCAAAAATTGGCCTCTAAAGTTTTACGCCACAACCCTGCTCCCTTTTTTGTTGCAACGAAGTTCAGGTCTTTCAGTGAGCAGAAGGCTCAGTGGACAAACGAAAGAATCGACGAAGTCATCAAAAAAGACAAGGTAGTTGTGTTTATGAAAGGTATTCCTGAACAACCTATGTGTGGTTTCAGCAACGTTGTTATTCAAATCCTTGGAATGCACGGTGTTGACGGTTATGGAAATTACAATGTTCTGGAGGACGAAGGATTGAGACAAGGAGTTAAAGAGTATTCAAGTTGGCCTACAATCCCTCAAGTTTACATTGGTGGGGAGTTTCTTGGAGGCTGTGACATTATGATGCAGATGCACCAAAATGGAGAGCTGATTGAGGAACTGCAGAAAGTTGGAATAAGATCACTGCTGTTAGACAAGGCAGAAGAAGATAAGAAGAACTCTTAA
- the LOC136907040 gene encoding sphingolipid delta(4)-desaturase DES1-like, translating into MGGQVSRSDWIWSYTAEPHATRRKEILAKYPQIKKLMGLDPNLKYQIMLVMAIQMGMVYASQFMSWPLVILMSYTLGGLVNHSLCLGIHEISHNLAFGHSRPFLNRLFSVFANLPVGVPIAVTFKKYHLQHHRYQGDVELDGDLPTKFESQFFVNSATKLLWVLMMPFWFGIRPILVYPTWPQPLEIINNILQFAFNYWIYQLWGGKALFCLVGSMLFGMSLHPAAGHAIAEHYQFQDDVETYSYYGPLNWFLFNIGYHNEHHDFPNIPGSRLPKLQEIAPEYYKPLPHHTSYSKVIYEFITNPTIGPFSRTKRQGNRPGPEDLKVD; encoded by the exons ATGGGAGGACAAGTTTCACGAAGTGATTGGATATGGTCCTACACTGCCGAGCCACATGCTACAAGGAGAAAGGAAATCTTAG ctaAATATCCCCAAATCAAGAAATTGATGGGATTAGACCCCAATCTCAAGTATCAAATAATGCTTGTGATGGCGATCCAGATGGGAATGGTGTACGCATCGCAATTCATGTCATGGCCACTGGTGATTTTGATGTCATACACACTTGGTGGACTGGTCAACCACTCCCTGTGTCTGGGAATCCATGAAATTTCGCACAACTTGGCTTTTGGTCACTCCCGTCCCTTTCTCAACAGGCTGTTTTCGGTGTTTGCTAATCTTCCCGTTGGCGTACCAATAGCAGTTACCTTCAAAAAGTACCACTTGCAGCATCATAGGTATCAGGGAGATGTGGAACTTGATGGAGACTTGCCAACAAAATTTGAATCTCAATTTTTTGTCAACTCAGCAACCAAATTGTTGTGGGTGTTAATGATGCCATTTTGGTTCGGTATACGCCCTATTCTTGTATACCCAACATGGCCTCAACCTCTGGAAATTATCAATAATATACTTCAGTTTGCTTTCAATTATTGGATATATCAGCTCTGGGGTGGAAAGGCACTTTTCTGTTTGGTAGGAAGCATGTTATTTGGGATGAGTCTCCATCCTGCCGCTGGCCACGCGATCGCCGAGCACTACCAGTTCCAAGATGACGTTGAAACCTATTCCTATTATGGTCCATTAAACTGGTTCCTCTTCAACATTGGTTACCACAATGAGCACCACGACTTCCCCAATATCCCTGGATCCAGACTTCCTAAGTTGCAGGAGATTGCACCCGAATATTACAAGCCCTTGCCACATCATACCTCGTACTCCAAGGTCATTTACGAATTCATCACAAATCCAACGATTGGTCCCTTCTCCAGAACGAAGCGGCAAGGAAACCGACCTGGACCTGAAGATCTGAAGGTAGACTAG
- the LOC136902079 gene encoding sphingolipid delta(4)-desaturase DES1-like, with product MGGKVSKTDFEWSSTAEPHASRRKEILAKYPQIKKLMGYDSNFKYQVMLLMVIQFGLAYAMQNVSWPFLFLVAYTIGGVINHALLLAIHEISHNLAFGHSRPLHNRIFSLITNLPIGVPCAISFKKYHLEHHRYQGDEELDVDLPTEFEARMFFNTATKLVWVIFQPFFYSLRPMFVYPQSPLPLEIINFVLQFSFDALLVHYWGYKPLVFMIASSLLGMGLHPVAGHFISEHYMFTKGYETYSYYGPLNWVTFNVGYHNEHHDFPSVPGSRLPLVREIAPEYYKDLPHHNSWTKVIYEFIMDPAIGPYARMKRKAMKTRIGEEREE from the exons ATGGgaggaaaagtttcgaaaaccgaCTTTGAGTGGTCTTCCACTGCCGAGCCACATGCTTCGAGGAGAAAAGAGATCTTAG CCAAATACCCGCAAATCAAGAAATTGATGGGTTATGATTCAAACTTCAAGTATCAAGTGATGCTGTTAATGGTGATCCAGTTTGGACTGGCGTATGCGATGCAAAATGTGTCCTGGCCATTTCTGTTCCTGGTTGCCTATACCATCGGTGGGGTAATCAACCATGCACTGCTTCTTGCAATCCATGAGATTTCTCACAATTTAGCCTTTGGCCATTCCCGGCCACTTCACAACAGGATCTTTTCACTGATAACTAATCTTCCCATCGGTGTACCATGTgccatttctttcaaaaagtaCCATTTGGAGCATCACAGGTATCAAGGAGATGAGGAACTGGATGTGGACTTGCCAACAGAATTTGAAGCACGAATGTTTTTCAACACTGCAACCAAGCTTGTGTGGGTCATATTCCAGCCATTTTTCTACTCCCTGCGTCCAATGTTTGTTTACCCTCAAAGTCCTCTTCCTCTGGAAATCATAAATTTTGTGCTTCAGTTTAGTTTTGATGCTTTGTTGGTTCATTATTGGGGTTACAAGCCACTTGTTTTTATGATTGCTAGTTCATTATTGGGAATGGGTCTCCACCCTGTTGCTGGtcactttatttctgaacatTACATGTTCACTAAAGGTTATGAAACATACTCTTACTATGGACCACTGAACTGGGTGACCTTCAATGTTGGCTACCATAATGAACATCATGACTTTCCAAGTGTTCCTGGCTCCAGATTGCCATTAGTAAGAGAGATTGCACCTGAATATTACAAAGATTTGCCCCACCATAATTCATGGACCAAAGTAATCTATGAATTCATCATGGACCCAGCTATTGGTCCATATGCTAGAATGAAGCGCAAAGCAATGAAAACCAGGATAGGTGAAGAAAGGGAGGAATGA